TTGGACATTCGGGGATTTTTTGTTGTTTGACGGAAATGCCACCGATAACCAGGGAAATATTATGCGGAGATTGTAAGGTGGTAGGTGCTGGTGGTTGATAAATTGTTGTGGGTGGTTTGGTAATTAGGAAGATAGTAACATTCAACGGCGGTTCTGACAGAGCAGTGTCTGACGACTCGGGTGGTAAGaaattaggccatctccaatctaACATGTTTAACATAACGATGTCCAGAATTTTAAGTACATTTGTTTTTTtcataaacgatattatttacattaaaaataaaagtagaCTTGGTATCACAAGAACTAGTAGTAATGTAGTTTAAAATTTCTTTTAGCAAGATTCAAATTTAAAATATCTTACTTACGAggtgaagagaaatactatcacttgaccgtagtactaagtgacgtaaaaaaaaattaaatgaacaatgtcatgccatattcataTACTATCTCCAACCAAAGCtccttaataatttattagtttaagTTTCCACTTTAAATTTCTTGGTTCATTTACCGTGGGATGTTTTTACATTTTACTCGTtaaatttgaatcaattattgTAACTGAAGAGTTGGGCTTCAAAAAAGGGATTAAGAGGGGGACTACATTTGGCCAGTCTAATGTCCTTTTAGCCAAATAATTACCTGAGGACTCCATAAAATTATAATCCATTcattaattgaagatgaattttTGGACAAAGCGTAccaattttaactttttaaccTTTAACTATCTATATTGAAAATAACCTTACATATGTTTTTTAGCCTcttatttaaaaatgaaataaaattcctTGTCAacaaaagtaataaaaaaaagggatgtgatatccacacatcattttttatttctcttacaCCTCTTTTAAATTTCGGCCGTTGGATTGgataaattgaaaaagatcaaatgatagaaattaataaagggtgtgggagaagtatcctaaaaaaaattaataaaagaaattgaaatggCATGTGGCCTCGTGGGCTTAAAGAACAAGAGAAACAaacaaagcccaaatcccttaaaaCTGCATAAGAAAAAGCCCCATTTACATATAAAACCCTAAACAAAAGAAGTTTGGCTTTCCCTTCAAAAAACCCTTACACCGCCTCTCTGCCTCAAGAGCGTCAAAGCAGCAGCCGCAATGGTAATCTCTTCCTCCAAACCCTAACGCCGCCGTCTCCATTTTctcctcctccactctcttactctctctatctatctctctctctcctcctcatgTCTGTATTCGCAGGGTATCGATTTGGTCGCCGGTGGCAAGAGCAAGAAGACCAAACGGACAGCCCCAAAGTCCGATGATATCTACCTCAAACTCCTCGTCAAGGTCCTCCCTCGAATCCAaatgtttctgggtttttgttatTGTTTGTGTTTATGTTTCTGAATTGTATGTTGTGGGTATTTATGTTTTCGGATCTGCGTTTTCAGCTGTATCGGTTTCTGGTGAGGAGGACCAGCAGCAAGTTCAATGCCGTGATTCTGAAGAGGTTGTTCATGAGCAAGGTGAACAAGGCCCCTTTGTCCCTTTCCCGATTGATTAAGTACATGACCGGAAAGGAGGGTAAGATTGCCGTGGTGGTCGGGACTGTGACCGATGACATTCGCGTTTACGAGGTTCCTTGTCTCAAAGTGACCGCCCTCAGGTTCACCGAGACCGCCAGGGCTCGGATTGAGAAGGCCGGAGGCGAGTGCTTGACTTTTGACCAGCTGGCTCTCAGAGCTCCGCTTGGCCAGAACACGGTACGTCGATTTGATAGTTGCATTTGGTTTGCCTTATATGTGAATTGCAATGTTAAGAGGTTGGATTTTAGTATCATAGCTGGGTTTGATTGTTCAATTATGCGTTTTTGCCTTCAAATGTGCACAGAAAACTTGCGGAACAGTAGTATTTGATGGAAAGTAACACGAGCTTGTAGTCATTTGGTCATAAGCCATTTAAAATCGAGGAATGGGGCAAATGTTTTGAACCTGGGGTAAATATACTGGGTTCACAGAAATCGTTgcgtttgggttttgggttttgggttttcggTCGTGCTGGTTTTGGTGTGCGATATGCTATGATGGCAACCGATAGCGTGGTAGATAGTTTATATGGATTTAGTTTAGTGGTTGTCATGTAGTTGACTGTTTCATGGTGATGAGAATCATGAATGTAGGAACCATTAGGTAGTGAAATGAATAGAAGGTGCAAGATAGTGGTGGGTAGAATTTTGAGCCATCAGCAATACTTAGTTCTTGTTTTTATTGTATGCTTGTGGAACTTTTGAGTTTGTTCTATTGTACAATAACATTACAAATCTACCAAGAGTATTTTGTTTTGCAATACGAGACTCATTCCCTTACGCCGTTCTATGTTCTAATAAATCTGTTTCGattgatcattttttttgtttaaaggaGTGTGTGAATAACAGGGTTCTGTCAACTGATAAACGTTAATCTTTTTCTGCAGATTCTTCTTAGAGGACCTAAGAATGCTCGTGAAGCTGTGAAGCATTTTGGACCTGCTCCTGGTGTTCCACACAGCCACACCAAACCCTATGTGCGATCAAAGGGCAGGAAGTTCGAGAAGGCCCGTGGAAAGAGAAACAGCAAGGGTTTCCGTGTTTAAGCTTCGCAAAAGGAGTTATATCCCTATTTCCAGTCTTGTTTTCTTCACTTTGTGTTTTTGGTGGAACTCTTATGTTTATCTATAGCTTACCTTCATCTGTATTTCGTTATTCCCTACGACTGTTTTAGCTTCGAGAGGAAGATCTTTAGATGTTTGAAGGATTAATGGCTACTTTAAGGAATGTTTGCTAGTTGTTAAGATTTTGTTGAATTCGATTTTGGTTCTCAACTACACGAGATATTATTAATTTTCGCGAAGCAAGCTTGGGTTGATCGGcgaattttttttccttaatctTTGACAATTCTAACCAACTTATGCGATGCCTGTTAAAAGGCTGTGTCGAAATGAAAAAGAGCCTCTGGTGCGAATTAGATCCTACCTTGCCCCCTTTCGCGGACAAAGATGATGAATTCTGATTCATCGTATCCTAGGTTGGGACTGAAGGAGCTGAAATCTGCAGCTCCCTGCCGTGACATGGCAGTGTGCTGAAATCTGCAGCTACTGCTGTGACAGGGCAGTGCAGAATTTTAGGTCATCTCTAACTGAAAGGGTTTAGAGGACCAGAGGGTcgaaaatagttttaaaaccGTCTCTAACCGAGGCTCAGGCCAAAGAGTTTGTGGGTCCCACTGGACAAAAAAGGGCCAATCAGCCAGCCCAAATGAGCCAGCTAGCCCCGGGCCGGGCTGGAATTCAAATGCAATGGTTAGTTGATGTTAGCTAGccgttattttatttattattttttttaacaattattttttttaaatttccctATACCTTTCTAAACCATTAAACATTACATAACATTAAGCtagcaacggctagctgacgtcacttagccattgaatttgaatataagttgtagtttttaaataataaattatgtttagccctcggttggataGAGACAggtttttgtgacagggcttaAAACGAGCCTTATGACGCTTTGgcattcggttagagatggtaagaaatatggcaTTGCACtgtcattaaaatattaattttttaaaagacCATAGGGCTAAAACGAACTCTATGGacagccttcggttggagatggccttaggatCAGTAAGAAGTCTGTTGGAATCATCTCCACTACTAGTTATGCCTCCCTGCCAAAGCATTCTTCCAAGTCGCTTCGAACGAGGAGATGTTAGGTGCAAGTAGTAGTCCAATTACTTGGTCCTGGTGTAACAGAGAAATGAGGCCAACAGCATAATTGAAAGACACAAGCAGCTCTGCATATTATTACATGATTGGGGTGACAGTTACAGAACCGGCAAACCCGAAGGACGAAAACCTCAAACACAACTAATTTCAGACATCATCACCCTAACCTGTAAGGGCGTAGAAGAAACCCTTCAACTGCAAAGAGAAACAAACTAAAGGAAGCTGGCATGCTCGTCTAGCTAATAGAAATCAGAACTTCTTGATGAAGTCGTAGACATGTTGACTGACTTCGTCTGGCTTTTCCTGGTTAATGAAGTGAGCTGCATCTTCCATCACAACCACCTCTTGCAGAAACGGCACATCTCTCTTGAACCCACCTTTATGTATGTAGTTCTGGATACCTGGAATATGATAGGTGATGTCCAGGTCCCCTACGATAAACTTAACCGGTACCTTGATCTGTAGCCCCGTCCACGGTCCAGTAAGCTCCCAGGTTCTGCAACAACGAACAAACAAAGTACaaaattacttcttcaatctAAGAAAGAACCATGGCTTTTGATAAATCGAAATGAATTCAGAAGGGTATGTACAATTGTACATACAAGTTCAAAGCTCGATAGTAGTTCAATCCTCCGGTAAATCCTGTCTTGCTGAACTTGCTTGCAAAATAGTTAACGTCCTCTTCTGTCAGCCAAGCGGGCAAGGTCACTGGAGCTGCCCAAGATTTTAATCCTTGGTCCTTAGGTATGCATGGAGGTTTTGGACTGCGGCCGGTGAGAAAACATTTCATGACCGCTGCAGTATCAATGCTATCAAAATCTTGTTCGATCTCTCCCGGTTCCTATAACAcaaacaacaattttttttttttcaatttgtaagttaaaataaGCATTTGAGTAACAAGAGCGATGCCGCAACAAAATCAGGAAGTAACAAACTTGAACATATTCAGTCCTTGACATTAACAAGGTTACAAATTAGTCCCAAATGGGTTAGATTAATTAATCCCCAACTGTTTTTAGCCGACGAATTTTCAGCATTGAAAATACTTCATAACATGAAAATGAATTGGCTATGATCAATCAATCTTCTACTTTAACGTAATCTAAACTACGGGAAGGGAGATCACATCCACTATGGCCAAATGTGGCTATGCTCGTGTCTACAAAACCAAAATTATATAGCTAAACAATAGCATTCAGTAATTCTGAATGCCTAACCAATACTAACTATAGTAAAATGTATATTCCATGAAAGTTATACCATCTTGGTAAATATTGAGATTTGACTATCTCCTTATGAGATCAAACAATTTTAGAACTTTACCATGTTTAAGCCCTCACATTGGAAAAAGATTAACCAAAAACAGACAAAATAACAGAACTTCCTCTTTTGTGCagagaaaaaaagggaaattggaAAGATTTGTTACTATGCACTACGGTCGGTGGGATTCCCTCCACCTGTAAGTGAGAGCAGGGCAGATGGACATTAGGACCAAGGTGGTCCCAGGACTGCCGGAGTTGAAAAATAAACATGTAATACATGTGAAGTCTTCCGAGAGACTCAAATATTTGGTATGGATTTCTTTTATGCCTACTAGGTGTTTGTGATGTAATGTCTGCTAGTTATATCCCAGTAATACAAATTTTGAGGATATCAATCATCAAATTGCTTCACCATATATCGATACGTGGTATCTGTTGATATGAGCGTTACATAATTTGACTGACAATACCAAACTTGACAAGTGTTGGACGAAATGCCAAAATTGTACTTTTAACACTGGGACCTAGGAATTTGAACACTGGATCCACCACTGAGTGGTAGGTATGAGGTTTGACTCCCACGAGTTAGATAGCTGATGTGAAACCTAGTCCAAATCCTCCGTCTTAGTATgcaaatatatcgttgtattaCAATAATTCGCAAAAGGGTTAAAATTTCCAGATCAGATCGAAGCAGAAACTAAAAGTCAAAGGAATCTGATTACCTGAAACCTGCAAATGTAGTAATCGTCGCCAAACAGTGCCCTGAAAGTATCGATAGGCTTTCTCTTAGGGTTCCTGGGACTGAATGCCACGCTCATGTTGACCAAGGCTTTGACACGGTCGGGCCGGAACAGGCAGAACCACCAGGCCATGACGGCACCCCAGTCGTGGGCGACCAGGAAGACTTGGTCAATACCCAGATGGTCAAGCAGCCCGATGAGGTCGCCGACTATGTGCATGGCCGTGTAGGACGTCGGAGACGGCGGCGCGTCGGTGTCACCGAAGCCTCGGAGGTCGGGGGCTATGCAGCGGTATCccaaggaagagagagagaggagctgGTGGCGCCAGGAGTACCAGAGCTCCGGGAATCCGTGAAGGAAGAGCACCGGTGGGCCCGTTCCGATTGAAGCGACGTGCATGTTTATGCCGTTTGTGGGCACCGTCGTATGCTCGATGTTCTCCATTGTTGACACTGTGCgcgtttcttgttttttttttgtcgataGTGTTTCTTGGTCTCTGTTTATCTTCTCCTTTGTGCTTGGTCTGGTTCTGTGGGTATATATATGGAGGAAAATGAATAGGAATTTATCCTTGGTGCTTGGTCTGGTTCTGTGGGTATATATATGGAGGAAAATGAATAGGAATTTATCTTTTCAGataaaattctataaatgttaaccgtcttttctgtttgttttttttatctgCTTTTTTTTACtcatcatttttattaattaaatagattaaaaaattaactatTTTAGTTGTATTAtgacaaatttatttttaagtacatcgatatttttgtaTTAAAGGAGAATAAGTTTGGCTAAGCCACATAATTGACAACTTAATtgggtatcgaattcgtcatctaTGAGATTCGAACTTTAAGACATTTCACTTTTAAGTGAAAAGATATCATCAGACTATAGTGTTAAGTGACAATTGAGTGCTTTAATAGTACTTTTGTACTTCTTTTGATTTTCTAGCATGTGATTTGCTATATCATTGCTTGAGTAGTTTAAAATACGATCATATCTTAACATTCTAATTTCATGCAAACTCTTTTCAGATTTGAAAGATAGTTGATTCGAAAGAAATCCATTAGCAAACATTGGTACATTACAACAGAATGAGATTTTCTTCGGATCCCTTTCATCCGTACTCTTCGGATCCTACAATTATGAAGCTGACGAGATTGATAGAGATTGATATGGAGAAGCGAGAAGACGATGAACATGAAAAGTTTGAAAGTGAATAGAAAATTAATTCCTAACCCACTCCAAGCATTGATAAGTTAGTTTCTCGAATTTATGAGCTTAACATGCAATGGTCAGTTGTATACCTAATAGGCTAATACTACGTGCCAAAATGGCGACACCATTCTGTCGCTACCACCAACACTAATAAAGAGACATTCAAACCATTGTCCATCATGGTGAAGCAGGATAGGGTTGCCCGGATAGGCAAAAATGCGGTATATAGAGTGATCAATGCGATATCAACTTGTATAACACGAGTGTACCGTTGTGATAGCGTGTTGttttaaaaatacaaattaaCATTTGCCTACATATTTTATGTGTAtaaacacaattttttttttagaaaataagaaggagagagggagggagagaacgTGGGGGTGTgagatgtttttgtttttgatttttttttataaatattggaggtattttaacatgatgtttcaataaaaaacagtaaaatttggacatgtgaaattacattattgtccatcaatttttttgtgtgatagaaaactaatttgtcttttcaccctcttttggttgacaaaaaaagttttattaattagcaaTGTAAAGAGAAACTAACACATGTTTTTTTAATATGGCATGGGGCACTATCATATACAACTcattttatatattctttctctATCGTTACACATCATGCAAACATTAATAGACTGAATTGAATAAAGGACGATTCCGAGCCAACAAGGCTTTTTCCTTTGCAAGGGTCAAAGGAGGAGGAACTTCTATCGAACACAGCTTTACTCTTGTTTTGCAAATAGGTTGTTTTCATAATTGGAACACATGACCTTTTGAAcacaaaaaaaacaatcatttcatTGCACCAAACTCGCATTcaatggagagatttttcagtgtgacagGTACACGGGATGGTACATCACATGTCACTAAACAAATGATGACacatgtgtgctaaaaagttaataacttaaaaaataaaatttctcacaattCTTATcaaaacacgtggtgtatcacTTGTGTTcctgtcacaactaaaaatttatcctTTCAATGGACTGAATTGAATGCATTCAATATTTTCTTAGGTGACAGCGGGGATAGGCACTTAATAGTTTATGGCCAGGATACcaacaaacacacaaattaattgaaatttaatGCATTCAATATGATTTTGCAGAAGATAAAACCAGGTTCGTGATTTATGAACATTCAGTATTTGGCCCAAACCCACATGTATCGGGCCGGGTTCAGACTGGTTTTCACCTGAAAATCTGATGAGGTTATGTTGGGGAAGTGTATTTTGGCCCAAATCAATTTAATGAGCTTAGGCATCCCATCCCATCTGCACTTCTGCAGTTGTTGACGCAGGCCTATTGCATAGTTTAGTCCTTAGTTGGACTGAA
This window of the Malus domestica chromosome 03, GDT2T_hap1 genome carries:
- the LOC103408130 gene encoding large ribosomal subunit protein eL18y, whose protein sequence is MGIDLVAGGKSKKTKRTAPKSDDIYLKLLVKLYRFLVRRTSSKFNAVILKRLFMSKVNKAPLSLSRLIKYMTGKEGKIAVVVGTVTDDIRVYEVPCLKVTALRFTETARARIEKAGGECLTFDQLALRAPLGQNTILLRGPKNAREAVKHFGPAPGVPHSHTKPYVRSKGRKFEKARGKRNSKGFRV
- the LOC103419147 gene encoding epoxide hydrolase 1-like, with the translated sequence MENIEHTTVPTNGINMHVASIGTGPPVLFLHGFPELWYSWRHQLLSLSSLGYRCIAPDLRGFGDTDAPPSPTSYTAMHIVGDLIGLLDHLGIDQVFLVAHDWGAVMAWWFCLFRPDRVKALVNMSVAFSPRNPKRKPIDTFRALFGDDYYICRFQEPGEIEQDFDSIDTAAVMKCFLTGRSPKPPCIPKDQGLKSWAAPVTLPAWLTEEDVNYFASKFSKTGFTGGLNYYRALNLTWELTGPWTGLQIKVPVKFIVGDLDITYHIPGIQNYIHKGGFKRDVPFLQEVVVMEDAAHFINQEKPDEVSQHVYDFIKKF